One region of Termitidicoccus mucosus genomic DNA includes:
- a CDS encoding TolB family protein: protein MQKFPLISAFFKIALSAVACALVAPLTHGAASSAVGKRYPSEKHTLVDRVTGRTVTVLTASSFSDSKPYQTHDTWTSDGKWIIFRSQRAGSGQIFVVNEVTGDIVQLTDNPVTDSGSINLSRKEMKLFYKRGGPPPRRPGATEDGAAKDQQPAQVVELNLDTLLADSLAGQVKAPETYERVVVTLPDDAQGGGFALDADEKTLYWNVSLWRPAPPPRQQAETARDAKGNRAIDNRNTDPTETREAARQRFTEAGKGKSAIRAIDIATGKIRDVITVDLRMGHMQANPWTPGEIIYCHETGGDVPPPFNRIWAVNADGTNNRPVYAELPDEWVTHETVAGPDELLFNIMGHLPYLREHGTGIAVVNLRTREMKLLGQVEEDMPNGTKGGFWHCNGSADGRWAVGDTFLGSVYAINRETGKRTLLTTGHKMRPDHTHPIVSPDSKRVAIQSGLLTDGKALNIMVVSLPEE, encoded by the coding sequence ATGCAAAAATTCCCCCTTATCTCCGCGTTCTTCAAAATCGCGCTGTCTGCCGTCGCGTGTGCGCTCGTGGCTCCGCTCACGCACGGCGCGGCCTCGTCCGCGGTCGGCAAACGTTATCCGTCCGAGAAACACACCCTCGTTGACCGTGTGACCGGACGCACCGTCACGGTGCTGACGGCCTCGTCCTTCAGCGACTCGAAGCCCTACCAGACCCACGACACCTGGACGTCGGACGGCAAGTGGATCATCTTCCGCTCGCAGCGCGCCGGCAGCGGCCAGATCTTCGTCGTCAACGAAGTCACCGGCGACATCGTGCAGCTCACCGACAATCCCGTGACCGACAGCGGCTCGATCAATCTTTCGCGCAAGGAAATGAAGCTCTTCTACAAGCGCGGCGGTCCGCCGCCGCGCCGCCCGGGCGCGACCGAGGACGGCGCGGCCAAAGACCAGCAGCCCGCGCAGGTGGTCGAACTCAACCTCGACACGCTTTTGGCCGACAGCCTCGCCGGCCAGGTGAAAGCCCCCGAGACCTACGAGCGCGTGGTCGTCACGCTCCCCGACGACGCGCAAGGCGGCGGCTTCGCGCTCGATGCCGACGAAAAGACGCTCTACTGGAACGTCAGCCTCTGGCGTCCCGCGCCGCCGCCGCGCCAGCAGGCCGAGACCGCGCGCGACGCGAAGGGCAACCGCGCGATCGACAACCGCAACACCGACCCCACCGAGACCCGCGAGGCCGCGCGCCAGCGTTTCACCGAGGCCGGTAAGGGCAAAAGCGCCATCCGCGCCATCGACATCGCGACCGGAAAAATCCGCGACGTGATCACGGTTGACCTCCGCATGGGCCACATGCAGGCCAACCCGTGGACGCCCGGCGAAATCATCTACTGCCACGAGACCGGCGGCGACGTGCCCCCGCCTTTTAACCGCATCTGGGCGGTCAACGCCGACGGCACCAACAACCGCCCCGTTTACGCCGAGTTGCCCGACGAATGGGTGACGCACGAGACCGTCGCCGGCCCCGACGAGCTGCTGTTCAACATCATGGGCCACCTGCCCTACCTGCGCGAGCACGGCACGGGCATCGCGGTCGTGAACCTCCGCACCCGCGAGATGAAACTGCTCGGCCAGGTCGAGGAGGACATGCCCAACGGCACCAAGGGCGGCTTCTGGCATTGCAACGGTTCGGCCGACGGACGCTGGGCGGTCGGCGACACCTTCCTTGGCAGCGTGTATGCCATCAACCGCGAAACCGGCAAACGCACGCTGCTGACCACCGGCCACAAAATGCGCCCCGATCACACGCATCCGATCGTAAGCCCCGATAGCAAGCGCGTCGCCATCCAGTCCGGCCTGCTCACCGACGGCAAGGCGCTCAACATCATGGTCGTGTCGCTCCCGGAAGAGTAG
- the fabG gene encoding 3-oxoacyl-ACP reductase FabG: MQSSLQGKSVIVTGATKGIGKGIARVFAQKGARVVIAGRNAIGGEATAAELRGHVEPGRKNTVTFVQADVTDRAQVEALVAKTVSLYGGLDILCANAGAFPSAKIPDLTEAAWDALFATNVRSLFTCVQVALPHLRKSAAGRVVITSSITGPVTGYPGWAHYGATKAAQLGFLRTAAIELARDGITVNAVLPGNIYTEGLAEVGADYINATKAAIPLGKLGTVDDIGHAAAFLASPEAGFITGQALVVDGGQILPECPAALTA; this comes from the coding sequence ATGCAGTCATCGCTCCAAGGAAAATCCGTCATCGTAACCGGCGCCACCAAGGGCATCGGCAAAGGCATCGCCCGCGTCTTCGCGCAGAAAGGCGCGCGCGTCGTCATCGCCGGGCGCAACGCCATCGGCGGCGAGGCCACCGCCGCCGAACTCCGCGGCCACGTCGAGCCCGGACGCAAAAACACCGTCACGTTCGTGCAGGCCGACGTCACCGACCGCGCCCAGGTCGAGGCCCTCGTCGCCAAGACCGTCTCCCTTTACGGCGGGCTCGACATCCTCTGCGCCAACGCCGGCGCCTTTCCCTCCGCGAAAATCCCCGACCTCACCGAGGCCGCGTGGGACGCCCTTTTCGCCACCAACGTCCGCAGCCTCTTCACCTGCGTCCAGGTCGCCCTCCCGCACCTGCGCAAGAGCGCCGCCGGGCGCGTCGTCATCACCTCGTCCATCACCGGCCCCGTCACCGGCTACCCGGGCTGGGCGCACTATGGTGCGACCAAGGCCGCGCAACTCGGCTTCCTGCGCACCGCCGCCATCGAGCTTGCCCGCGACGGCATCACCGTGAACGCCGTCCTCCCCGGCAACATCTACACCGAGGGCCTCGCCGAGGTCGGCGCCGACTACATCAACGCCACCAAGGCCGCCATCCCCCTCGGCAAACTCGGCACCGTGGACGACATCGGCCACGCCGCCGCGTTTCTCGCCTCGCCCGAGGCGGGCTTTATCACCGGCCAGGCGCTCGTCGTGGACGGCGGGCAAATCCTCCCCGAGTGCCCCGCCGCGCTCACCGCGTGA
- a CDS encoding 3'-5' exoribonuclease YhaM family protein — protein sequence MSKSKPADHATEPMLPRPVREIKALGTADTGRVFHSVLLIRRLSLKTASNGNPFLSLEFGDRTGSFTTNAFSDHPQFDAIKTLPEGSAARIEAKLDFYNGRLSPKLGKVTPLTEADLAASPGLLENLVEAPPENPDALWTEFNAFIDDIKHDELRMTVRGVIEEIGESFRVSAAAVAMHHAYRHGLLEHTTHMARAAQALFPVYPEVNADLAMAGILVHDTGKTIEYEGALSARRGRKGILQGHVVLGYQLVRKHGLKARLDADLLERLEHIVLSHQGEPAWGAAIYAATPEAVFVSMVDNLDAKMGMVQRALRQAADGEEFSERLPGLNSQVLLTPPHTAQPEKTVE from the coding sequence ATGTCCAAATCCAAACCCGCCGACCACGCCACCGAACCCATGCTGCCGCGCCCGGTGCGCGAAATCAAAGCCCTCGGCACGGCCGACACCGGCCGAGTCTTCCACTCCGTCCTCCTCATCCGCCGCCTCTCGCTCAAGACCGCCTCGAACGGCAACCCGTTTCTCAGCCTCGAATTCGGCGACCGCACCGGCAGCTTCACGACCAACGCCTTCAGCGACCATCCGCAATTCGATGCGATAAAAACGCTGCCCGAGGGCTCCGCCGCGCGCATCGAGGCAAAACTCGATTTCTACAACGGCCGCCTCTCGCCGAAGCTCGGCAAGGTCACGCCGCTCACCGAGGCCGACCTCGCGGCCTCGCCCGGCCTGCTCGAAAACCTTGTCGAGGCGCCGCCCGAGAACCCCGACGCGCTCTGGACCGAGTTCAACGCGTTCATCGATGACATCAAGCACGACGAGCTGCGCATGACCGTGCGCGGAGTGATCGAGGAAATCGGCGAATCCTTCCGCGTGTCCGCCGCCGCCGTCGCGATGCACCACGCCTACCGCCACGGCCTGCTCGAACACACCACGCACATGGCGCGCGCCGCGCAGGCGCTTTTCCCCGTTTATCCCGAGGTCAACGCCGACCTCGCGATGGCCGGCATCCTCGTGCACGACACGGGCAAGACCATCGAATACGAGGGCGCGCTCTCCGCCCGGCGCGGTCGCAAGGGCATCCTGCAAGGCCACGTCGTGCTCGGCTACCAGCTCGTACGCAAGCACGGCCTGAAGGCGCGGCTCGACGCGGATTTGCTGGAGCGGCTCGAACACATCGTGCTCAGCCACCAAGGCGAGCCCGCGTGGGGCGCGGCCATCTACGCGGCCACGCCCGAGGCGGTGTTTGTCTCGATGGTGGACAACCTCGACGCCAAAATGGGCATGGTGCAGCGCGCCCTCCGCCAAGCCGCCGATGGCGAAGAATTTTCCGAACGCCTGCCCGGGCTGAACTCGCAGGTGCTGCTGACGCCGCCACATACCGCGCAACCAGAGAAGACGGTGGAATAA
- a CDS encoding ABC transporter permease, producing the protein MISRNAATSTPISALPPEPERLHSLRRDEAQRAAPALPVSAPPSSPFPWSPDDPALRHIRTDANPLLPRLLARLRTTPGVFGRFSSLPFVLLMLFGFVMPLLCVVWFGLMPSKTFSLLQWPTLENYRTIFGQTYYKSILWSVGLAMLTVAILLVVCYPLAFALAKVFRGGATFITYAIASSLFVSENVRLFGWVIGFMKNGVVGGTLARLGLPIDSLLYNVPVIVLGMVYVYLPFMLFPLALGVKMVPDQVREAAFDLGASRWQVFRKIDLPLSMPGVLIGSLLVFVLSIGAITEAKILGGQKVVTIAADIETEFTYGQNWPLGSALSTLLILLTTVLVFFALGRFDLEKFLGKKPREN; encoded by the coding sequence ATGATTTCCCGCAACGCCGCCACTTCCACGCCCATATCCGCCCTCCCGCCGGAGCCGGAGCGACTGCATTCCCTCCGTCGCGACGAGGCCCAACGCGCCGCGCCCGCCCTCCCCGTATCCGCCCCTCCCTCTTCCCCTTTCCCCTGGTCGCCCGACGATCCCGCGCTCCGTCACATCCGCACCGATGCCAATCCGCTTCTCCCCCGCCTGCTTGCCCGGCTGCGCACCACGCCCGGCGTCTTCGGCCGGTTTTCCTCCCTGCCCTTTGTGCTGCTGATGCTCTTCGGCTTCGTCATGCCTCTGCTCTGCGTCGTCTGGTTCGGCCTCATGCCCTCCAAGACCTTCAGCCTCCTGCAATGGCCGACGCTGGAAAACTACCGGACCATCTTCGGCCAGACTTACTACAAATCCATCCTCTGGTCGGTCGGGCTGGCGATGCTCACCGTGGCGATCCTGCTCGTCGTCTGCTATCCGCTGGCCTTTGCCCTGGCCAAGGTTTTCCGCGGCGGCGCCACGTTCATCACCTACGCCATCGCCTCCTCGCTCTTCGTGTCGGAAAACGTGCGCCTCTTCGGCTGGGTCATCGGCTTCATGAAAAACGGCGTGGTCGGCGGCACGCTGGCCCGCCTCGGCCTGCCCATCGACTCCCTCCTCTACAACGTGCCCGTGATCGTGCTCGGCATGGTTTACGTTTACCTGCCCTTCATGCTCTTCCCGCTCGCGCTCGGCGTGAAGATGGTGCCCGACCAGGTGCGCGAGGCGGCGTTCGACCTGGGCGCGAGCCGCTGGCAGGTTTTCCGCAAGATCGACCTGCCGCTTTCCATGCCCGGCGTCCTCATCGGCTCGCTGCTCGTCTTCGTCCTCTCGATCGGCGCGATCACCGAGGCCAAGATCCTCGGCGGCCAGAAGGTCGTCACCATCGCGGCGGACATCGAAACCGAGTTCACCTACGGCCAGAACTGGCCGCTCGGCTCCGCCCTCTCGACGCTCCTGATCCTGCTCACGACCGTCCTCGTCTTCTTCGCCCTCGGCCGTTTCGACCTGGAAAAATTCCTCGGCAAGAAGCCCCGCGAAAACTGA
- a CDS encoding Fpg/Nei family DNA glycosylase, which translates to MPELAEVEFFRKRWNPGAGQAVVRALLHPHAGVFKESATPALIRERLAGAVLLSSEAAAKQMIFRFSGDGWLGIHLGMTGELSVQPPNHAPGKHDHLVLAQRDRCLVFTDPRMFGRVQFSTGASAPAWWTGIAPAILSPAFTAESVAAFLKRRARAPVKAVLLMQERFPGIGNWMADEILWRAAIHPRRAAGSLDAAEIRALHRECRHVCRRALATIGETFADPPRSWLFPHRWEDGGRCPKTGVPLVREEIGGRTTCWSPGRQREP; encoded by the coding sequence ATGCCCGAACTCGCCGAAGTCGAATTTTTTCGCAAACGCTGGAATCCCGGCGCCGGCCAAGCCGTCGTCCGCGCGCTGCTTCATCCGCACGCCGGGGTGTTCAAGGAAAGCGCGACGCCCGCGCTCATCCGCGAGCGACTGGCCGGCGCGGTGCTGCTTTCGTCCGAGGCCGCGGCCAAGCAGATGATTTTCCGTTTCAGCGGGGACGGCTGGCTGGGCATCCACCTGGGCATGACCGGGGAGCTTTCCGTGCAACCGCCGAACCACGCGCCGGGCAAACACGATCACCTCGTGCTCGCGCAACGCGACCGCTGCCTCGTGTTCACCGATCCGCGCATGTTCGGGCGCGTGCAGTTTTCCACCGGCGCAAGCGCCCCCGCCTGGTGGACGGGCATCGCCCCGGCGATTCTATCGCCCGCGTTCACGGCCGAGTCCGTCGCGGCGTTTCTCAAGCGCCGGGCGCGCGCGCCGGTCAAGGCTGTGCTGCTCATGCAGGAACGTTTTCCCGGCATCGGCAACTGGATGGCCGACGAAATCCTCTGGCGCGCGGCCATCCATCCGCGACGCGCCGCCGGCTCGCTCGACGCGGCGGAGATTCGCGCGCTGCATCGCGAGTGCCGCCATGTCTGCCGGCGCGCGCTCGCGACCATCGGGGAAACATTCGCCGATCCGCCCCGCTCGTGGCTGTTTCCGCATCGCTGGGAAGACGGGGGCCGCTGCCCGAAAACCGGCGTGCCGCTCGTGCGCGAGGAGATCGGCGGGCGCACCACCTGCTGGTCGCCGGGCCGCCAGCGCGAGCCGTAG
- a CDS encoding ABC transporter substrate-binding protein, which translates to MSITNTTRQLNRRDFMKLAGGLTAGLAFTSSSFVSRVHAQTTSGRRDDELNILCWEGYNTEEVLGPFRKAFRGIKLKAESGTDDPSMINKLRAGELKVWDLINLNQCWAREQMWPEKLIVPLNQERFLPHLEKMLPYFYDKKNGVNPFALSPDGKDLLGMIQRFGPFSFVVNTKKISRATAEDQGFPLFLDPKLKNRYGVLAYDNWNVMHLCFTAGFSPFKTHTPEEVELFRKTAQQLFANAKMISGDLVQLNQALVNGDIDCYFSGGNYTASTARHEGFSEVRGISPLRGPVDGKGAMQWFELTSLVNNPDLSPRAADFLEFVQKPEICKAVAFAEGTFNPVSQMAQPGVFAKFSKQELDAIQWDSLEEEMSRSVDYQVVPDNDLLTSIYNEAKRTRT; encoded by the coding sequence ATGAGCATCACCAACACGACACGCCAACTCAACCGCCGCGACTTCATGAAGCTCGCCGGCGGACTCACCGCGGGACTCGCCTTCACATCCTCATCCTTCGTCTCCCGCGTCCACGCCCAGACGACCTCCGGCCGGCGCGACGACGAGCTCAACATCCTCTGCTGGGAAGGCTACAACACCGAGGAAGTGCTCGGCCCCTTCCGCAAGGCCTTCCGCGGCATCAAGCTCAAGGCCGAGTCCGGCACCGACGACCCGAGCATGATCAACAAGCTCCGCGCCGGCGAACTCAAGGTCTGGGACCTCATCAACCTCAACCAATGCTGGGCGCGCGAGCAGATGTGGCCCGAGAAACTCATCGTGCCGCTCAACCAGGAGCGCTTCCTGCCGCATCTCGAAAAGATGCTGCCCTACTTCTACGACAAGAAAAACGGCGTCAACCCCTTCGCCCTCTCGCCCGACGGCAAGGACCTGCTCGGCATGATCCAGCGCTTCGGCCCGTTCTCCTTCGTCGTCAACACGAAGAAAATCTCCCGCGCCACCGCCGAGGACCAGGGCTTCCCGCTGTTCCTCGATCCGAAGCTGAAAAACCGCTACGGCGTGCTCGCCTACGACAACTGGAACGTCATGCACCTGTGCTTCACCGCCGGCTTCAGCCCGTTCAAGACGCACACGCCGGAGGAAGTTGAACTGTTCCGCAAAACCGCGCAGCAACTCTTTGCCAACGCGAAGATGATCTCCGGCGACCTCGTGCAGCTCAACCAGGCCCTCGTCAACGGCGACATCGACTGCTACTTCTCCGGCGGCAACTACACCGCGTCCACCGCCCGCCACGAAGGGTTCTCCGAAGTGCGCGGCATCTCCCCGCTCCGCGGCCCCGTGGACGGCAAGGGCGCCATGCAGTGGTTCGAGCTCACCTCGCTGGTCAACAACCCCGACCTCAGCCCGCGCGCCGCCGACTTCCTCGAATTCGTGCAGAAGCCCGAAATCTGCAAGGCCGTCGCCTTCGCCGAAGGCACCTTCAATCCCGTCTCGCAGATGGCCCAGCCCGGGGTGTTCGCCAAGTTCAGCAAGCAGGAGCTCGACGCCATCCAGTGGGACAGTCTCGAGGAGGAGATGTCCCGCAGCGTGGACTACCAGGTCGTGCCCGACAACGACCTGCTCACCTCGATCTACAACGAGGCCAAACGCACCCGCACCTGA
- a CDS encoding ABC transporter ATP-binding protein produces the protein MVAPFTASDTVAPSARPSASASGQPSPREAILEAAGVTKRFGSFTAVNDVSFRIREGEFFTLVGPSGSGKTTLLRMLVGMEKPTAGDLLLRGKVINDLPPNRRPTCMVFQSLALFPHMSVGHNVEFPLTIAGMASDERRTRAWELLAQLHLDPNRYYDKNVMQCSGGERQRVALARALAYDPEIIFFDEPLSAIDARLRKVLQKELKDIQRRTGKTFCYVTHSLEEAMVMSDRVAILRAGLIEQIGTPDEIYAAPRNAFVAEFMGEVNLLPVTGRDGTAAGTWDTGRGLLPLTLPSPLAAAQSRKLLIRPESLRFLKPGEESGNAIRVRVLNEFSLGSRIQYHVEAAPGCTLTVERLREDRPDTGDSGLRLGWELHDSQLLET, from the coding sequence ATGGTCGCACCGTTCACAGCATCCGACACCGTTGCCCCGTCCGCCCGCCCCTCCGCATCCGCCTCCGGCCAGCCTTCGCCGCGCGAGGCCATCCTCGAGGCCGCCGGCGTCACCAAACGGTTCGGCTCCTTCACCGCCGTCAACGACGTGAGCTTCCGCATCCGTGAGGGCGAGTTCTTCACGCTCGTCGGCCCGAGCGGCAGCGGCAAGACCACGCTCCTGCGCATGCTCGTCGGCATGGAAAAGCCGACCGCGGGCGACCTGCTCCTGCGCGGCAAGGTGATCAACGACCTGCCGCCCAACCGCCGCCCCACCTGCATGGTGTTCCAGTCGCTCGCCCTCTTCCCGCACATGAGCGTGGGCCACAATGTCGAGTTTCCGCTCACCATCGCCGGCATGGCCTCCGACGAGCGCCGCACCCGCGCCTGGGAACTGCTCGCCCAGCTCCACCTCGATCCCAACCGCTATTACGACAAAAACGTCATGCAATGCTCGGGTGGTGAGCGCCAGCGCGTCGCGCTCGCCCGCGCCCTCGCCTACGACCCGGAAATCATCTTCTTCGACGAGCCGCTTTCCGCCATCGACGCCCGCCTGCGCAAGGTCTTGCAAAAAGAGCTGAAGGACATCCAGCGCCGCACCGGCAAGACCTTCTGCTATGTCACCCACTCGCTGGAGGAGGCCATGGTCATGAGCGACCGCGTCGCCATCCTGCGCGCCGGCCTCATCGAGCAGATCGGCACGCCCGACGAAATCTACGCCGCGCCCCGCAACGCCTTCGTCGCCGAGTTCATGGGCGAGGTCAACCTCCTCCCCGTCACCGGCCGCGACGGCACCGCCGCCGGCACTTGGGACACCGGGCGCGGCCTGCTCCCGCTCACCCTGCCCTCGCCGCTCGCCGCCGCGCAGAGCCGCAAGCTGCTCATCCGCCCCGAATCGCTCCGTTTCCTCAAGCCGGGCGAGGAGTCCGGCAACGCCATTCGCGTGCGCGTTCTCAACGAATTTTCCCTCGGCTCGCGCATCCAGTATCACGTCGAGGCCGCGCCCGGCTGCACCCTCACCGTCGAACGCCTGCGCGAGGACCGCCCCGACACCGGCGACAGCGGATTGCGCCTCGGTTGGGAACTCCACGACAGCCAGCTCCTCGAAACATGA
- a CDS encoding ABC transporter permease encodes MIVSRTQKAGFSLYAGLILLLFYFPLFCIVVASLSKKRYFAFPYPAEDLTLKWYDAAVRSPQVAEFVGISLKIAALTTVCSLVIGFFAALAYARYAWRGRKTFQRLVLLPLFFPQSVLGLALLMWFNFLDITPSWWTAVISHTVWIAPITTLIMSIQAYGLDDSLEEAARDMGATRGQILRMITLPLLAPGMVSAACFAILLSWGNFALSLYTTGPDSALPEWLYARMTSGYQPIVPAVGAISVLGAIVLVVALFGIIHWTTRKNRRAAAR; translated from the coding sequence ATGATCGTCTCCCGCACGCAAAAAGCCGGCTTCAGCCTCTACGCGGGCCTCATCCTGCTCCTGTTCTATTTCCCGCTTTTCTGCATCGTCGTCGCCTCGCTCTCGAAAAAGCGCTACTTCGCCTTTCCGTATCCGGCGGAGGATCTCACGCTCAAGTGGTATGACGCCGCCGTCCGCTCCCCGCAGGTGGCGGAGTTTGTCGGCATCAGCCTGAAAATCGCCGCCCTCACCACGGTCTGCTCGCTCGTCATCGGCTTCTTCGCCGCCCTCGCCTACGCCCGCTATGCGTGGCGCGGGCGCAAGACCTTCCAGCGGCTCGTCCTCCTCCCGCTCTTTTTTCCCCAGTCGGTCCTCGGGCTCGCGCTCCTCATGTGGTTCAACTTCCTCGACATCACGCCCTCGTGGTGGACCGCCGTCATCTCGCACACCGTCTGGATCGCGCCGATCACCACGCTCATCATGTCCATCCAGGCCTACGGCCTCGACGACTCGCTGGAGGAGGCCGCGCGCGACATGGGCGCCACCCGCGGCCAGATCCTGCGCATGATCACCCTGCCGCTCCTCGCCCCCGGCATGGTCTCCGCCGCCTGTTTCGCGATACTCCTCTCGTGGGGCAACTTCGCGCTCTCGCTCTACACCACCGGCCCCGACAGCGCCCTGCCCGAATGGCTCTACGCCCGCATGACCAGCGGCTACCAGCCCATCGTGCCCGCCGTCGGCGCCATCTCCGTCCTCGGCGCCATCGTCCTCGTCGTGGCCCTCTTCGGCATCATCCACTGGACGACACGAAAAAACCGCCGCGCCGCCGCCCGCTGA
- a CDS encoding LysR family transcriptional regulator, producing the protein MPSILYDSVELRHLLYFRAVAEAGSFTRAAAVMGLRQPTLSQQIHQLEEKLGTPLFHRARRMCRLTPAGEMLLPYARRVLGEMENLRQSLDDLSGLKRGSLTVAALPVLSHRVMPAAVARFHTEHPEIRVRLLELSVDDMEAALVQGSVEVGIGYMPTGERSLRAQLLFQEELVVVVREDDPLARRDSVPLEEVLLRPLLTLPPGHGTRTLMLNACAAARRVPRFAMELGSVEVLLRTVGECGGPGLVPTSALWGRDRELAGCAVVRIARPGIRRQVGFLNLYGVHTRPAAEAFMPIVREVVKTVERGAGKRAGKD; encoded by the coding sequence ATGCCGTCTATCCTGTATGATTCGGTCGAACTGCGCCACCTGCTCTATTTCCGGGCGGTGGCGGAAGCGGGAAGCTTCACGCGCGCGGCCGCGGTCATGGGGCTGCGCCAGCCGACGCTTTCGCAGCAGATACACCAGCTCGAAGAAAAGCTGGGCACGCCGCTTTTTCACCGGGCGCGGCGCATGTGCCGGCTGACGCCGGCGGGCGAGATGCTGCTGCCCTATGCGCGGCGCGTGCTGGGTGAGATGGAAAACCTGCGGCAGTCGCTCGACGACCTGAGCGGGCTGAAACGCGGCTCGCTGACGGTGGCGGCGCTGCCCGTGCTTTCCCACCGGGTGATGCCGGCGGCGGTGGCGCGGTTTCACACGGAGCATCCGGAGATCCGCGTGCGGTTGCTGGAGTTGTCGGTGGACGACATGGAGGCGGCGCTGGTGCAAGGCTCGGTGGAGGTGGGCATCGGCTACATGCCGACCGGCGAGCGCAGCCTGCGGGCGCAACTGCTCTTTCAAGAGGAACTGGTCGTGGTGGTGCGCGAGGACGATCCGCTGGCCCGCCGCGACTCGGTGCCGCTGGAGGAGGTGCTGCTGCGGCCGTTGCTGACGCTGCCGCCGGGACACGGCACGCGGACGCTGATGCTCAACGCGTGCGCGGCGGCGCGGCGGGTGCCGCGGTTCGCGATGGAGCTCGGTTCGGTGGAAGTGTTGCTGCGCACGGTGGGCGAATGCGGCGGGCCGGGGTTGGTGCCGACGTCGGCCTTGTGGGGGCGGGACCGGGAGCTGGCCGGCTGCGCGGTGGTGCGCATCGCCCGGCCGGGGATAAGGCGGCAGGTGGGTTTTCTGAACCTCTACGGCGTGCACACACGGCCGGCGGCGGAGGCGTTTATGCCGATCGTGCGCGAAGTAGTGAAGACGGTGGAGCGGGGCGCCGGGAAACGCGCGGGAAAGGACTGA
- a CDS encoding cysteine hydrolase family protein, whose amino-acid sequence MSWRTSYRSFYYETLPADALPDIRLPADATALLLIDLQRGFYDPAPLTPDATDEALHEYRRWAPYRARMAGTVLPNAARLLARFRAAPATARAVIHAHITSLTPDGRDRSLSHARPGFNNLHYPPGSPGAAFLPETAPLPGEIVLGKTTDSAVTGTTLRLLLANLRVRHVVVAGVFTDQCVSSTVRSLADESFDVVLVDDACAAATDELHRAELTIINNLYCQVLATDETLGALAP is encoded by the coding sequence ATGTCCTGGCGCACCTCCTACCGCTCGTTCTACTACGAAACGCTGCCCGCCGACGCCTTGCCGGACATCCGTTTGCCTGCCGATGCCACCGCCCTTCTCCTCATCGACCTCCAGCGCGGCTTCTACGATCCCGCCCCGCTGACGCCCGACGCCACCGACGAAGCATTACACGAATACCGCCGCTGGGCGCCCTACCGCGCGCGCATGGCCGGCACCGTCCTCCCCAATGCCGCGCGCCTCCTCGCCCGCTTTCGCGCCGCGCCCGCCACCGCCCGCGCCGTCATCCACGCGCACATCACCAGCCTTACGCCCGACGGACGCGACCGCTCGCTCAGCCACGCCCGCCCCGGCTTCAACAACCTCCACTATCCGCCCGGCAGCCCCGGCGCCGCCTTCCTTCCCGAAACGGCCCCGCTGCCCGGCGAAATTGTCCTTGGCAAGACCACCGACAGCGCCGTCACCGGCACCACTCTGCGCCTCCTCCTCGCCAACCTCCGCGTCCGCCATGTCGTCGTCGCCGGCGTGTTCACCGACCAATGCGTTTCCAGCACCGTGCGCAGCCTCGCCGACGAAAGCTTCGACGTGGTGCTGGTGGACGACGCCTGTGCCGCCGCCACCGACGAACTCCACCGCGCCGAACTGACCATCATCAACAACCTCTACTGCCAGGTCCTCGCCACCGACGAAACCCTCGGCGCCCTCGCACCATAA